One Bacillus sp. FJAT-52991 genomic region harbors:
- a CDS encoding TetR/AcrR family transcriptional regulator codes for MSVDRKQQIIEAATKSFSLFGYKATTMDQVAKLANVGKGTIYTFFKNKEELFDEIVQSLINEMRYKAEDVIDPNNSFHENVHRALFQILQYRKQHQLTIKLFQEGKEMGTPAVLDVMKKIEEELLSFIKEKVTLAIQSGQIKPCNPEVAAFIVLKLYVSLIFDWEQHKEPLSESEISSLFELYLLKGLSV; via the coding sequence ATGTCTGTTGACCGAAAACAGCAAATTATCGAGGCAGCTACGAAATCCTTTTCGCTATTTGGTTATAAGGCAACGACAATGGATCAAGTAGCAAAGCTAGCTAACGTCGGCAAAGGCACCATTTATACTTTTTTTAAAAATAAAGAAGAGCTTTTTGATGAAATCGTACAGTCTCTTATTAATGAAATGCGATATAAAGCAGAAGATGTGATAGATCCGAACAATTCTTTTCATGAAAATGTTCATCGGGCACTTTTTCAAATTTTACAGTATAGGAAGCAACATCAGCTTACAATTAAACTGTTTCAAGAAGGAAAGGAAATGGGCACACCTGCTGTACTTGATGTCATGAAGAAAATAGAAGAGGAGCTCCTTTCTTTCATTAAAGAGAAAGTCACATTGGCCATTCAATCAGGTCAAATTAAGCCATGCAACCCCGAAGTGGCGGCATTTATTGTGCTTAAACTTTATGTTTCTTTGATTTTTGATTGGGAACAACATAAGGAGCCTTTGAGCGAATCAGAGATATCCAGTTTATTTGAACTTTATTTATTAAAGGGATTATCCGTGTGA
- the hemH gene encoding ferrochelatase gives MTKRKMGLLVMAYGTPYKEEDIERYYTHIRRGRKPSPELLEDLRSRYEAIGGISPLAKITQEQGEKLEQHLNIIQDEIEFKMYLGLKHIEPFIEDAVGQMKKDGIEEAVSIVLAPHFSTFSVKSYNGRAKEEAEKIGGPAIVSVESWYKEPKFIDYWAQKVQETVASMSEEECNNYVLIVSAHSLPEKIIQAGDPYPDQLKETADLIAEKAGVNNYEIGWQSAGNTPEPWIGPDVQDLTRELFNEKGYQAFVYAPVGFVSDHLEVLYDNDYECQVVTKEIGASYYRPEMPNAQPLFIEAMASTIMQHLQANAKL, from the coding sequence ATGACAAAAAGAAAAATGGGTTTATTAGTAATGGCTTATGGCACGCCATATAAAGAAGAAGATATTGAAAGATACTATACACATATACGCCGTGGAAGAAAGCCTTCACCAGAACTGCTTGAGGATTTGCGTTCCCGTTATGAAGCAATTGGTGGCATCTCTCCGCTTGCTAAAATTACGCAGGAACAAGGGGAAAAGCTAGAGCAACATTTGAATATCATTCAGGATGAGATCGAATTCAAAATGTATCTTGGACTTAAGCATATTGAACCATTTATTGAAGATGCTGTTGGGCAAATGAAAAAAGATGGCATAGAAGAAGCGGTATCGATCGTATTAGCTCCGCATTTTTCTACGTTTAGTGTCAAGTCTTATAATGGGCGAGCAAAAGAAGAAGCGGAGAAGATCGGTGGGCCGGCTATTGTGTCTGTTGAAAGCTGGTATAAAGAACCTAAGTTCATTGACTATTGGGCACAAAAAGTACAGGAAACCGTAGCATCGATGTCAGAAGAAGAATGTAATAACTATGTGCTAATTGTCTCTGCTCATAGTCTTCCTGAAAAAATTATTCAAGCAGGCGATCCATATCCTGACCAATTGAAAGAAACAGCGGATTTAATTGCAGAAAAGGCGGGCGTTAACAATTATGAGATCGGCTGGCAAAGTGCCGGTAATACGCCTGAGCCGTGGATCGGACCAGATGTACAGGACTTAACTCGTGAGTTATTTAATGAAAAAGGCTATCAAGCATTTGTTTATGCACCTGTAGGGTTCGTCTCTGATCATTTAGAAGTGTTGTACGATAATGATTATGAATGTCAAGTAGTAACAAAAGAAATTGGTGCAAGCTACTATCGTCCAGAAATGCCAAATGCTCAGCCGCTATTTATTGAGGCAATGGCTAGTACGATTATGCAGCATTTACAAGCAAACGCAAAATTATAA
- the hemE gene encoding uroporphyrinogen decarboxylase, with protein sequence MRTINDTFLQAARGEKTDYVPVWYMRQAGRSQPEYRKLKEKYSLFEITHQPELCAYVTRLPVEQYDVDAAILYKDIMSPLPAIGVDVDIKSGIGPVISNPIRSLADVEKLGEIDPANDVPYVLETIRLLTEEQLNVPLIGFAGAPFTLASYMIEGGPSKNYNKTKAFMYAEPKAWFALMDKLVEMTITYVKAQIKAGARAVQIFDSWVGALNVQDYRTFIKPVMERIFNELRPEGVPLIMFGVGASHLAMEWHDLPLDVVGLDWRLPIEQARAMGMTKTVQGNLDPALLLAPWEVIEERAKAIIDQGIQQPGYIFNLGHGVFPDVNPDTLKRLTTFIHEYSAEKLK encoded by the coding sequence ATGAGAACGATTAATGATACTTTTTTACAAGCAGCAAGAGGAGAGAAGACAGATTATGTCCCAGTATGGTATATGCGTCAGGCTGGACGCTCACAACCGGAGTATCGCAAGCTGAAAGAGAAGTACTCGCTGTTTGAAATTACCCATCAGCCAGAATTATGTGCGTATGTGACTAGATTGCCTGTTGAGCAGTATGATGTCGATGCGGCGATTCTTTATAAAGATATTATGTCACCGCTTCCAGCGATCGGTGTGGATGTAGATATTAAGTCTGGAATTGGTCCAGTGATCAGTAACCCGATTCGTTCATTAGCTGATGTTGAGAAGCTTGGAGAGATCGATCCGGCAAATGATGTCCCTTATGTATTAGAAACGATTCGATTGCTTACGGAGGAGCAATTAAATGTGCCATTGATTGGATTTGCTGGAGCTCCTTTTACATTGGCAAGCTATATGATTGAAGGCGGACCGTCAAAAAATTATAACAAAACAAAAGCATTCATGTACGCTGAGCCAAAAGCTTGGTTTGCTTTAATGGACAAGTTAGTAGAAATGACGATTACTTATGTGAAAGCCCAAATTAAAGCGGGCGCTCGTGCTGTCCAAATTTTTGATTCTTGGGTGGGAGCACTAAATGTACAAGATTATCGCACATTTATTAAACCAGTAATGGAGCGTATTTTTAATGAGTTACGTCCTGAAGGAGTTCCATTAATTATGTTTGGGGTGGGTGCAAGTCATTTAGCGATGGAATGGCATGACCTTCCATTAGATGTTGTTGGCTTAGACTGGCGTTTACCAATTGAACAAGCCCGAGCAATGGGAATGACGAAAACGGTTCAAGGGAATTTAGATCCAGCGCTTTTACTCGCTCCATGGGAAGTAATTGAGGAACGAGCTAAAGCGATCATTGATCAAGGAATCCAGCAACCTGGTTACATTTTTAACTTAGGTCACGGTGTCTTCCCAGACGTAAATCCGGATACCTTAAAGCGTTTAACTACATTTATTCATGAATATAGTGCCGAAAAGCTGAAATAA
- the hemY gene encoding protoporphyrinogen oxidase, with the protein MLEENKKVVVIGGGITGLTTAYYLQKQAKENQLSLDITLIEATPRLGGKIQTVRKDGFVIERGPDSFLERKASAARLAKEVGLADHLINNSTGQSYVLVNGKLYPMPGGSVMGIPTQMAPFVTTGLFSIPGKMRAAADFVLPKSDPQNDQSLGHFFRRRLGDEVVENLIEPLLSGIYAGDIDKLSLMATFPQFYQVEQKYRSLVLGMKKTTPVSPKQAGTVKKKGIFMTVTNGLESLVEVIEHKLNEGSVLKGTRVDTIESKKDGGYALTLNSGSIIHADSVVVTTPHFTLPVMMPQYRFFDSLKDMSATSVATVAMAFPEAAITKDIDGTGFVVSRNSDYTITACTWTHKKWPHTTPDGKVLLRCYVGRAGDEAVVDLSDAEIEGIVLEDLSKTMAITAKPDFTIVSRWKKAMPQYTVGHKQRMVDMYEHVQKELPGLFIAGSSYEGLGLPDCIDQGEAAVQNVLQFIQ; encoded by the coding sequence GTGTTGGAAGAAAATAAGAAAGTGGTTGTAATCGGAGGCGGCATTACCGGTTTAACAACGGCTTATTACTTGCAAAAACAAGCAAAAGAAAATCAGCTTTCGCTTGATATCACGTTAATCGAGGCGACCCCTCGTCTTGGTGGGAAAATTCAAACCGTTCGGAAAGATGGCTTTGTTATTGAAAGAGGTCCGGACTCTTTTCTTGAAAGAAAGGCAAGCGCGGCTCGACTAGCGAAAGAAGTTGGGCTTGCGGATCATTTAATCAATAATTCAACTGGCCAATCTTACGTTTTAGTGAACGGTAAGCTTTATCCAATGCCAGGAGGCTCTGTGATGGGCATTCCAACACAAATGGCTCCTTTTGTGACAACTGGTCTTTTCTCGATTCCTGGGAAAATGAGAGCGGCTGCTGACTTTGTCTTACCGAAATCAGATCCTCAAAATGACCAATCGTTAGGTCACTTTTTTAGAAGACGTCTTGGTGATGAAGTGGTAGAAAATCTAATCGAACCTTTACTATCAGGAATTTATGCAGGTGATATTGATAAGCTAAGTTTGATGGCAACGTTCCCACAATTTTACCAAGTGGAGCAAAAATATCGCAGTCTTGTATTAGGGATGAAGAAAACGACACCTGTTTCGCCCAAACAAGCTGGAACGGTGAAGAAAAAAGGCATTTTCATGACGGTTACAAATGGACTAGAGTCATTAGTAGAAGTGATCGAACACAAGCTGAACGAAGGCTCTGTCTTAAAAGGTACAAGAGTTGATACAATTGAAAGCAAAAAGGATGGGGGATATGCACTTACTTTAAATAGTGGAAGCATTATCCATGCTGATAGTGTCGTCGTAACGACCCCTCATTTTACGTTGCCTGTGATGATGCCCCAATATCGATTTTTTGATAGCTTAAAAGATATGTCGGCCACCTCTGTTGCGACGGTAGCAATGGCTTTTCCAGAAGCAGCGATTACGAAAGATATTGATGGCACAGGATTCGTCGTGTCTCGAAATAGCGATTATACGATTACGGCTTGTACGTGGACGCATAAAAAATGGCCGCATACAACACCTGATGGGAAAGTATTGTTACGCTGCTATGTTGGACGAGCAGGCGATGAAGCAGTTGTAGATTTATCGGATGCTGAAATTGAAGGAATCGTGCTTGAGGATTTAAGCAAGACAATGGCGATTACGGCAAAACCAGATTTTACGATTGTTAGCCGTTGGAAAAAAGCAATGCCACAATATACAGTCGGGCACAAGCAGCGAATGGTCGATATGTATGAGCATGTACAAAAAGAGTTACCAGGACTTTTCATTGCTGGAAGCTCATATGAAGGATTGGGATTGCCCGATTGTATCGACCAAGGAGAAGCGGCAGTTCAAAATGTGCTACAATTTATACAGTAG